AGCCAGCCCACGCGGGATACACGTTCGACACCATCACCTACTCGTACTACAGCAACGGAGCCTTTGTCGACCACAGAACCAGCTCCTGCGCCAACTTCTCCTACCCCGAAATCACGGTGGAAACCGACTCGGCCTACTTCATAAAGTACAATGGATCGCAGAATCAGATTTCTCGGCAAGAGAGGCTCAACAACATGGTTCGGCGTGCAACCGCAACCAACGAATACCAAACCATCCTAAACCACCGCTGCCAGAAGTACGTGGTTAAGCAAACCATTAAAGATGGCGTAACCCTAACCGCCTACTGGTGGATCGCACAAGATCTGGTTCTAAAAGGTAGCTACAGCCAAATGCTGGCGGAGAATAAGGGATGCCCGCTAAAGTACGAGCTGCTTAGGGAGAATGATGACCCTGCCAAATCCTACATAGAGGTTCGAGAAGCCGTAGAGATCAGGGAGACAACCCAGCCATTCGATCTTGCCGGCTTCCTAAAGGGCAAGCCCGTATCGCCCTACAGCCTCGAAACGGCAAAAAGAGGGCTACAGGTAAACCAATAACGAAGTGAAGTCATGAAGCATTTGAAATTTATCCTAGTTGCGGTAGCCATAGCAACGGCCGTAACCATTTCGTGGGGTCAAGGAAGCTTCCATGGAAGCATTAAGTTCAAAATATACGCTGTAGGTAAACCTGTACTTCCGCTATTCGACAGCGCTATGTATACGTACTGTAGCAATGGATTTTTTATTGAGCATGTTTTTGACTCAGATCCCTCACATTTTCAGTTTGAGAAAATGATTACAGATGATTCAACCAACTATACGCAGTTTAAAGGAGAGAGTAATACGATTCTAATCTCAAAAGCTAGTCAGAGTGTAGCCAGAAAAGTTGAGACGACTGATGAATTTCAAACCATATTGAATCATCGTTGCCAAAAATACATTGTAAAGAGGCTTGTTGACGATAGCACAACCATTACAGAGAATTGGTGGATTGCCTCTGATTTAAAGTTAGCAGGAAACTATCCCCGTAAGCTCGAAGAAAATCCGGGTTGCCCTTTAAAGTATGAGCTGCTTCGTGAACGAAGGGATGGTAAAAAGGGTTATATCGAGGTGTTTGAAGCAGTAGAGATCAGACCTTCTGACGTTCATTTTGATTTGGAATCTTTTCTAAAGGGGAAGAATGTAACAACAAAGAATCCCCTCGAACCCTTTTTTAGACATTGAATCAATAGCGCCCTAAGCATACGGTGGTTTTCAAAGTAACAAAAGAGGCGTATTCTACCAGCCGAAGCGGCAGAAACAAGAATCAAAAACAAGACTAAAGGTTTTACTGCTTTTTAATACCATAAAAAGCAGACGTTACTATTATGAAAAAGCGAACAATACTCCCTTTACTTTTACTCCTTTCACTAGTCTCCGCCAAAGCACCTTGTGCTGGGCATAGCACTGTTATAGTAGGAACTTTAAAGAATAGTCCACCACAAAAGGTGCTACTTCATACCTTCATCAACAATAAAAGCTTCGTTGTCGACAGCACCGTCACCGACTCGCTAACCGGCAAGTTTATGTTTCACCTCAACATCTCTCGCCAGACAAGATTCTCTTTTCAGCTAACAAAAAAGTATATCCGCTTTCTAACCTACAGTATCTCGCCAGGCGACTCGCTTATATTCACCGCCAACTGCAACGATCGATTAGATATAAACGATATAAGCATCGAAGGTTCGAAGTGTGGAATAGAAAGGCTGTGGTACGCGAAGAATAGGTTCCCTCTAGTCGATAAGAAAGCACAACTGGAGAAAATGCTTGCCAACAGCAAGGGGAACAGCAAGGAGCTTGCCGATTCCATTGCCTCCATTAAGCGCATGCTGCACAAAATTGATTTAACCTACTCCCATACTACCAATGAAGTTAACATGCTAGACTATATTGGTACAATAAGTAGGGAAATCAGTGAGGATTCCTGCATTATTATCATTCGTAACGCCCTAAAAAGAATCCCCGATTCGAAGATACTTGCGGAACGATACAATACCCTTGTCGAAAAGCAAAAGGACAATGCGCTTAGAGGCAAGATGCTAAATAAGAAGATGCCAATATTTAGGTTAGAAGACACAAATGGAATACTAGTAAAAAACAATCGATTCAATGGAGAATACCAGCTGTACGACTTTTGGGCTAGCTGGTGCACTCCCTGCCGTAACGAAACGCCCATCATAAAAAAGGCTGTTGAACTCTCGAATGGGAAGCTTAGGGTAGTTGCCGTTTCGATAGATGAAGATAGAGATAAGTGGCTTAGAGCAATTCAAGAAGATGCTACAGGTGCCTACACCCATCTTATTTTTCCCAAAGATGGATGGAAAAGCATAAAAAGCGCCCTCCACATCGTGGGAATCCCCTGTATATTCCTTGTAGATCCCAACGGAACTATAATCGATATTAACCTCAGGGGAGAACATCTTATTGACAGGATAAAAAAATTATACGATACGCCAGTAACATCCCATGAAAGAATTCAAGCAACACCAGCCTCCTTAAATAGAGCGCTCTAACAAATGTACGAGAAGCCGTAGAGATCAGGAAGGCTCCACAGCCATTCGATCTTGCCGGCTTCCTAAAGGTTAAGCCCGTATCGCCCTACAGCCTCGAAGCGGCAAAAAGAGGGTTACAGGTAAACCTATAACAAAGTTCTTTTGACGAATCAAACCAATAACTTTACGCTGTTTTGTATGGTCACTTTTAAAACGGCTACTACCTCCAAATAAAGCAGAACCTATACCATACGAAATCCATCAAATCCTACATAAGCTATGAGAATGTTCCTACATATTAAGCACTGGCAAGTTTTTACGCTAACCTTTGTAGTGCCCGCGCTGCTCTTCTTGGTTGAAATATCGCTTGCAAGCCACTCGTACTCGCATTATTCCAACAGCCTCCAAGCGGTCAACGAAAATCTTGGAGTGAAGCTGCTAACCTTGCTTCTTCACACGGCCTGCTATGCTATGGTTACCGTATGGTACTGGGTTGTTGGTTGCAACCTGCATGCCATTAGCCCGAAGAAGACAAGACCGAGCATATCCCGATTTAAGCTGTGCATCATGCTATCTCTTGCAGTTGCTATAGCTGCAGATGCAGCGCCCCTATTGGGGCTCCACAACGTCAAAGGCTATGCGGCATTTATTACACTCGTTACGGGTATATACGCTTATATTTACTGCACGCTATTTATTCAGAAACTGGTAAGAGCCATCGAGTCGAATGATACCCCCGAAGAGGATGATAAAGCCATCTTCTTTATTCTTTGGCTCATCTTTCCGCTGGGTATTTGGTTTATACAGCCACGAATCAATAGTATTTTCAAAAGGCAAAAGTGTGCATAAAAAAATCGGCAAAGTGGCTATCGTAAATAAAC
This window of the uncultured Acetobacteroides sp. genome carries:
- a CDS encoding TlpA disulfide reductase family protein, which gives rise to MKKRTILPLLLLLSLVSAKAPCAGHSTVIVGTLKNSPPQKVLLHTFINNKSFVVDSTVTDSLTGKFMFHLNISRQTRFSFQLTKKYIRFLTYSISPGDSLIFTANCNDRLDINDISIEGSKCGIERLWYAKNRFPLVDKKAQLEKMLANSKGNSKELADSIASIKRMLHKIDLTYSHTTNEVNMLDYIGTISREISEDSCIIIIRNALKRIPDSKILAERYNTLVEKQKDNALRGKMLNKKMPIFRLEDTNGILVKNNRFNGEYQLYDFWASWCTPCRNETPIIKKAVELSNGKLRVVAVSIDEDRDKWLRAIQEDATGAYTHLIFPKDGWKSIKSALHIVGIPCIFLVDPNGTIIDINLRGEHLIDRIKKLYDTPVTSHERIQATPASLNRAL